In Methanofastidiosum sp., one DNA window encodes the following:
- a CDS encoding ferredoxin → KDVQKISNGVAIASRILKKSGVDTIVSTEAAGAHPGGTAPLGTTVDNQFKTKLGFYVCDASVLPESPGKPPILTLMALGKKLGENILNST, encoded by the coding sequence AAAGACGTTCAAAAAATATCAAATGGTGTTGCTATAGCCTCAAGGATATTAAAAAAATCAGGAGTAGATACAATAGTTTCAACTGAAGCCGCAGGGGCCCATCCTGGAGGTACAGCACCTTTAGGCACCACCGTAGACAATCAATTCAAGACGAAATTGGGTTTTTATGTATGTGATGCAAGTGTACTCCCAGAATCTCCAGGGAAACCACCAATTCTTACACTTATGGCACTAGGTAAAAAATTAGGAGAGAATATATTAAATTCCACCTGA